A genomic window from Eleginops maclovinus isolate JMC-PN-2008 ecotype Puerto Natales chromosome 9, JC_Emac_rtc_rv5, whole genome shotgun sequence includes:
- the plcxd1 gene encoding LOW QUALITY PROTEIN: PI-PLC X domain-containing protein 1 (The sequence of the model RefSeq protein was modified relative to this genomic sequence to represent the inferred CDS: deleted 1 base in 1 codon) — protein MSSRLERKPSLGELPMESWMSLLPPPLWDTPLNQLAIPGSHNAITYCLDMNDRSPVDLTQPDLLQKLDKFMKPLIRPFVYKWAITQEVGIKQQLDSGVRYCDLRIAHRPNDTSTDLYFYHGVYTTLTVEAVLLEIRQWMDAHPREVLILSFSHFLGLSPELHMLLVSTIRSVFASKLCPKTEVPTLRNLWTRGLSVIVSYEHVLSCSSADLWPHIPYWWANKCRAEELIQEFERRKQSGRPGGFFVTGMNLTEDLKYICTHPTESLKDLVVSTYPPLLSWVLQQSPGGGGGSLNIIAGDFVTESCFVPTVVSLNEKLLKHSS, from the exons ATGTCCTCCCGCCTGGAGAGGAAGCCGAGCCTGGGGGAGCTGCCAATGGAGAGCTGGATGTCCCTGCTGCCTCCCCCCCTCTGGGACACCCCGCTGAACCAGCTGGCCATCCCAg GCAGCCACAATGCGATCACGTACTGTCTGGATATGAACGACCGCTCTCCGGTGGACCTCACGCAGCCCGACCTGCTGCAGAAACTCGACAAATTCATGAAGCCTCTCATCCGGCCCTTCGTCTACAAGTGGGCCATTACACAG GAGGTCGGTATAAAGCAGCAGCTGGACTCGGGGGTCAGATACTGTGACCTGAGGATCGCTCACCGACCCAACGACACGTCCACAGACCTCTACTTCTACCACGGAGTGTACACCACGCTCACTGtggag GCGGTGCTGCTGGAGATCAGGCAGTGGATGGAC GCTCACCCCCGGGAGGTGCTCATCCTCTCCTTCAGTCACTTCCTGGGCCTGAGCCCGGAGCTGCACATGCTGCTGGTCAGCACCATCCGCAGCGTGTTCGCATCCAAACTCTGCCCCAAAACG gAGGTGCCGACCCTGCGTAACCTGTGGACCCGGGGCCTCAGTGTGATCGTGTCCTATGAACACGTCCTGTCCTGCAGCAGCGCCGACCTCTGGCCCCACATCCCGTACTGGTGGGCCAACAAGTGCCGAGCCGAGGAGCTCATCCAGGAGTTCGAGCGCCGCAAGCAGAGCGGCAGgccag GGGGTTTCTTCGTCACAGGCATGAACCTCACGGAGGACCTGAAGTACATCTGCACCCACCCCACAGAGTCCCTGAAGGACCTGGTGGTGTCCACCTACCCCCCACTGCTCAGCtgggtgctgcagcagagcccCGGCGGTGGGGGGGGCTCCCTCAACATCATCGCCGGAGACTTCGTCACGGAGAGCTGCTTCGTGCCCACCGTCGTCTCCCTGAACGAGAAACTGCTGAAACACTCCTCATGA